A window from Gopherus evgoodei ecotype Sinaloan lineage chromosome 24, rGopEvg1_v1.p, whole genome shotgun sequence encodes these proteins:
- the TMEM79 gene encoding transmembrane protein 79, giving the protein MAAADPRAHTENVALVELRKEALEPPVQKVTCGSVQDKKPEDPDATLSWDQSQHSSMSEVSTEPTTPSRKASETEKRPSPEGSRMGPELGPAGEEEVFPGSSLLREEEEGNRMPEVAAHVFIPINPHCIEKAPGCRGSAGGKDWKKKQQQLEEEAIVCCEKENGNPEKLAFLTHGPLSYPTHYDEPADYDDGQTKPLSKRLRCLQCQDCSSANLKAVASMIGAMIIFPCFVYGAYVFLPFDAPLMPTMSARLVYTLRCGVFGTFPIILGLIVYGVSRLCFSSVQPFGELRREVEIHRSYVSQSVYLFILYFFNIAVLATYLPQEALKLIPLLTGLFAISRLLYWLAYAMGRSFRGFGFGLTFLPLLTMLLWNLYSMFILEPENMFATAANGKQDTPSEKQSRAAAPKPRYWG; this is encoded by the exons atggcagctgctgACCCCAGGGCTCACACAGAGAATGTGGCACTGGTGGAGCTGAGAAAAGAGGCTTTGGAGCCTCCAGTGCAGAAGGTGACCTGTGGCAGTGTCCAAGACAAGAAGCCAGAAGACCCTGATGCTACTCTGTCCTGGGACCAGTCCCAGCACTCTTCCATGAGTGAAGTGAGCACGGAGCCCACCACCCCATCCCGCAAGGCATCTGAGACAGAGAAGAGGCCAAGCCCCGAGGGGAGCCGCATGGGCCCCGAGCTGGGGCCTgctggagaggaggaggtttTCCCCGGCTCTTCCCTTCtgcgggaggaggaggaaggcaacAGGATGCCTGAGGTGGCCGCGCATGTTTTCATCCCCATCAATCCCCACTGTATCGAGAAGGCCCCTGGGTGCCGAGGCTCGGCAGGGGGCAAGGACTggaagaagaagcagcagcagctggaggaggaggccaTCGTGTGCTGTGAGAAGGAGAACGGCAACCCCGAGAAGCTGGCCTTCCTGACCCACGGCCCCCTGAGCTACCCCACGCACTACGATGAGCCAGCTGACTACGACGATGGCCAAACCAAGCCACTTTCCAAGAGGCTGCGGTGCCTCCAATGCCAGGACTGCAGCTCTGCAAACCTCAAGGCTGTGGCCTCCATGATCGGGGCCATGATCATCTTCCCCTGCTTCGTGTACGGGGCCTACGTCTTCCTACCCTTCGACGCCCCCCTGATGCCAACCATGAGTGCCCGGCTGGTCTACACCCTTCGCTGCGGAGTGTTTGGCACCTTCCCCATCATCCTAG GTCTGATCGTGTACGGGGTCTCCCGCCTCTGCTTCTCGTCGGTGCAGCCCTTCGGGGAGCTGCGCAGGGAGGTGGAGATCCACCGCAGCTACGTTTCCCAGTCCGTCTACCTCTTCATCCTCTACTTCTTCAACATTGCTGTGCTGGCCACCTACCTCCCTCAGGAAGCCCTGAAACTCATCCCATTGCTCACGGGGCTGTTCGCCATCTCACG gcTGCTGTACTGGCTGGCTTACGCCATGGGTCGCTCTTTCCGCGGCTTCGGCTTCGGCCTGACCTTCCTGCCCCTGCTGACCATGCTCCTGTGGAACCTCTACAGCATGTTCATCCTGGAGCCCGAGAACATGTTCGCCACTGCCGCCAACGGCAAGCAGGACACGCCGTCGGAGAAGCAGAGTCGGGCCGCAGCGCCCAAGCCGAGATACTGGGGGTAA